One Cryptomeria japonica chromosome 9, Sugi_1.0, whole genome shotgun sequence genomic window carries:
- the LOC131073844 gene encoding uncharacterized protein LOC131073844: MDFGSSDDEIKAQWERFSNNYHPWHVHRTTSTTTEESDTSTPASEPEQIQQDFLTEWQALSALYPGIPIQLDELDMLGQREIDLSHDWGKHHIPTQQKVVATTFIHSNRTTFQSHHVYNQQATYDLSIQQQRAYDLVITHLQHNTLKPPLKIIVQGTAGTRKSHLITSIKSTMMRLAPPGQSPLLLLAPIGVATFNIQASTIHSALRIPIKEMVPLQGQTLASFQESMYFIHYILIDEMSFIGHRLIQCIDMRLCEAFPTHNQIPFGGRSIILFGDLGQLPPVKDIPMYASNSYGGTLWQTFTTIITLDKIFRQIGEQPTQIAFHELLSDLRNATPTIEDWQLLMSRSSSSLTSVEQSVFLPSKHLFATNEMVSLHNKRMLLSLAKPVALSTAEQMKGLACSNPNDEQLQSNILLCIGQEVMLSTNLWVETGLVNGALGQVREIVYNDGEHPPQLPLFVVVQFQNYTGPPWDHNNPTNIPIPPISRGLRRQMPLKMAWALTIHKSQGLTLQRATIDIGNIDQQGMTFTAISRVRNLTSLHIHPAFTFERYARMQQSPHVTRRKEEEALLKILSDSQSTVRSI; this comes from the coding sequence ATGGATTTTGGCTCTTCAGATGATGAAATTAAAGCACAATGGGAGAGGTTCTCCAACAACTACCATCCATGGCATGTACATCGAACAACCTCAACAACAACGGAAGAAAGTGATACTAGCACTCCTGCAAGCGAGCCTGAACAGATACAACAAGACTTCCTTACTGAATGGCAAGCCCTTTCAGCTTTATACCCAGGAATTcctattcaactggatgaacttgatATGCTTGGCCAACGTGAAATTGACTTGAGCCATGACTGGGGAAAACACCACATACCCACACAACAAAAAGTTGTAGCTACTACTTTCATACACTCCAATCGGACAACATTTCAATCCCACCATGTTTACAATCAACAAGCCACATATGACTTGTCTATACAACAACAAAGGGCATATGATTTGGTTATTACACATCTACAACACAATACTTTAAAGCCACCACTAAAGATTATTGTTCAGGGAACTGCAGGCACGAGAAAGTCTCACCTGATAACGAGCATAAAGTCTACAATGATGAGATTGGCACCACCAGGACAATCACCACTACTACTCCTTGCACCAATAGGAGTTGCAACATTCAACATACAAGCTTCAACAATCCATTCTGCCCTTCGAATTCCAATCAAAGAAATGGTCCCCCTCCAAGGACAAACACTTGCCAGCTTCCAAGAAAGCATGTACTTCATTCATTATattctaatagatgaaatgagcttcattggtcaTAGGTTAATACAATGTATTGATATGAGGTTGTGTGAGGCTTTCCCTACACATAACCAAATCCCATTTGGAGGACGCTCAATCATACTATTTGGTGACTTGGGCCAGCTACCACCTGTCAAGGACATTCCAATGTATGCTTCAAATTCTTATGGAGGGACACTATGGCAAACCTTCACAACAATTATAACATTGGATAAAATATTTCGACAAATTGGAGAGCAACCTACACAAATTGCTTTTCATGAACTCCTCTCAGATTTGCGAAATGCAACACCTACAATTGAAGATTGGCAACTTCTAATGTCTCGATCAAGTTCATCACTCACCTCTGTAGAACAATCAGTTTTTTTACCATCCAAACATCTTTTTGCAACAAATGAAATGGTGTCATTGCATAATAAACGCATGTTGTTGTCTTTAGCAAAACCTGTTGCCCTATCTACTGCAGAACAGATGAAGGGATTGGCATGCTCAAATCCTAATGATGAACAACTACAATCAAATATCTTGCTATGTATTGGCCAAGAGGTTATGTTGTCTACAAATCTATGGGTGGAAACAGGACTAGTCAATGGTGCTCTTGGACAAGTCAGAGAAATTGTATACAATGATGGTGAACACCCACCTCAACTGcccttatttgttgttgttcaattCCAAAATTACACAGGCCCACCTTGGGATCACAATAACCCAACAAATATACCTATACCACCAATAAGCCGAGGTCTTCGACGCCAGATGCCACTAAAAATGGCTTGGGCATTAACAATACACAAATCACAAGGACTCACACTTCAAAGAGCAACAATTGACATTGGCAACATTGACCAGCAAGGTATGACATTCACAGCTATTTCGAGAGTTCGTAATTTGACAAGCCTTCACATTCACCCAGCATTCACATTTGAAAGGTATGCACGAATGCAACAAAGTCCACATGTCACTCGACGCAAAGAAGAGGAGGCACTGTTGAAGATATTATCAGATTCACAATCTACTGTAAGATCCATTTGA
- the LOC131073864 gene encoding uncharacterized protein LOC131073864: MQEKRAHRNEMQRARYHGRKIIINKSRRETQHTNLKQASTSIFSSSQYPTELQTHVPQLEHTSQPIPIGHMHTPPNFSQNYCNARNKFRSTLDKLSKFSTCLVCMEKYPGIKTRQQNGINTCYRCASEKNGHHFSKWNNMDPGEQPHCLQILTQVEEMLIARVSPVLQVTYARGGQLKYSGHTISFPQDISAIVSHLPRRVDGLDIIIVNRKTSMQQQYNFYVSRGRVYDALQYKISYDQYYNDVQVDIAALISLPLNPTDISSLLHATTSNPDPIDMSFMQEKSKGDDPFEENLETTTSFVANLPPSCREVEEVRSLLQLGKGRPPPIIQWPPISPFPINEYNTEGLFVMSFPTLFPKGTAAFKQPRPKDVKLHEYALHLLRYHDNRFGQHPRFRYFILNIIMRHRSQATSSIFVQKQIHDELPATIGALRQRLKDFPDDKLANQLMRFSSSIRGTKPFWNQHKRELIDMVIQIGFPTLFFTLSAADTKWPDLHTIMPSTTPTNPYAASKWRIQNIVQNPHLTALYMHHRFTTFHAEVLEKLLGATDYWYRYGSAKFYI; encoded by the coding sequence ATGCAAGAGAAGCGAGCTCATCGAAATGAAATGCAACGTGCAAGGTACCATGGAAGGAAAATTATTATTAACAAAAGTAGGCGAGAGACCCAACACACAAATCTTAAGCAAGCCTCTACATCCATATTTTCTTCTTCCCAATATCCAACAGAACTACAAACACATGTGCCTCAACTTGAACATACAAGTCAACCTATCCCAATAGGTCATATGCATACACCCCCAAATTTTTCACAAAATTATTGCAATGCTAGAAACAAATTTCGCTCGACGTTGGACAAACTTTCAAAGTTTTCAACATGTCTAGTTTGCATGGAAAAATATCCAGGAATTAAAACTAGACAACAAAATGGAATTAATACTTGTTACAGATGCGCATCAGAAAAAAATGGCCATCACTTCTCAAAATGGAACAACATGGACCCCGGTGAACAACCACACTGTTTGCAAATACTAACTCAAGTTGAGGAGATGTTGATAGCAAGGGTTAGTCCTGTCCTTCAGGTAACTTATGCAAGAGGGGGGCAACTCAAATATAGTGGACACACTATTTCTTTTCCTCAAGATATTTCAGCAATTGTATCCCATTTGCCTAGACGTGTAGATGGATTGGACATAATAATAGTTAACAGGAAAACCAGTATGCAACAACAATACAACTTCTATGTAAGTAGAGGACGTGTTTATGATGCATTGCAatataagatatcatatgaccaatACTACAATGATGTACAAGTAGATATCGCAGCATTAATATCCTTACCCCTTAACCCCACAGACATATCTAGCCTTCTACATGCAACAACTTCAAATCCAGATCCCATTGATATGAGCTTCATGCAAGAAAAAAGTAAAGGAGATGATCCATTTGAAGAGAATTTGGAGACAACTACTTCATTTGTGGCTAACCTTCCACCGTCATGCAGAGAGGTCGAAGAAGTACGCTCCTTATTACAACTAGGCAAAGGAAGACCACCTCCTATAATCCAATGGCCACCCATCTCCCCATTTCCCATTAATGAATACAACACTGAAGGATTATTTGTGATGTCATTCCCCACTTTGTTCCCAAAGGGTACAGCTGCATTCAAACAACCACGTCCCAAAGATGTTAAGCTACATGAGTATGCTCTCCATCTCCTGCGATACCATGATAACAGGTTCGGACAACACCCACGATTTAGGTACTTTATATTGAATATAATTATGCGGCATCGAAGTCAAGCCACatcatctatttttgttcaaaagCAAATCCATGATGAACTCCCTGCAACAATTGGTGCCCTTCGTCAAAGATTAAAGGACTTTCCTGATGACAAGCTTGCTAATCAACTTATGCGTTTTAGCTCATCAATTCGTGGTACGAAACCATTCTGGAACCAACACAAAAGGGAACTTATTGATATGGTAATTCAAATTGGTTTCCCAACACTATTTTTCACACTCAGTGCAGCAGATACAAAATGGCCAGACTTACATACAATCATGCCATCCACCACACCAACAAATCCGTATGCGGCTTCAAAGTGGCGGATACAAAATATAGTTCAAAACCCCCACCTTACTGCACTCTACATGCATCATAGATTCACAACATTTCATGCCGAGGTCTTGGAAAAACTTCTTGGCGCAACTGACTACTGGTACAGGTATGGCTCTGCCAAGTTTTACATTTAA